A window from Candidatus Thermoplasmatota archaeon encodes these proteins:
- a CDS encoding transcription factor S — translation MFCEKCKSLLFPLDGKLVCRKCGAEYEPNSKSQVIKHKGKDRELAVMGEISGTLPTDDAECPSCGHNKAYWVLRQTRAADEPETRIFRCVKCGHSWREY, via the coding sequence ATGTTTTGTGAGAAGTGCAAGAGCCTTCTGTTCCCTCTGGATGGGAAGCTCGTGTGTAGGAAATGTGGAGCTGAGTACGAGCCGAACTCGAAATCGCAGGTCATCAAGCACAAGGGCAAGGACAGGGAGTTGGCCGTCATGGGAGAGATCTCGGGTACGCTCCCGACAGACGATGCCGAATGCCCTTCATGTGGGCACAATAAAGCATACTGGGTCCTCAGACAAACGAGGGCTGCAGATGAGCCCGAGACCAGGATCTTCAGGTGCGTGAAGTGCGGGCACTCGTGGCGCGAATACTAA